A segment of the Myotis daubentonii chromosome 6, mMyoDau2.1, whole genome shotgun sequence genome:
GTTCTGAAACTGAGACTCTAGAACAACAGATGAAGCAGCCACAAACACCAATAAGATTACTCTGCCATACACGATTGATTCACTGTAGAACAAATTCTCTACGAGCTAATGACACAGGTCTGCCTTTTTGCCCTTGAGCAGGAAATTATATGAACCTACCAAGGCTGTTATTTCAAATCATCAAAAGCAAACaatcatgtttattatttttgtggCCTTTCTGAATCAAAAACCTGTGTTCTTAATCACTTGGAAgtttaatgttaattttttattacttgATAAAAAACATTTGTCCTACATAACAGGTCATTTATTGTCCAAAATGCATGACATCATCTGTAGATTAAAACAAAACCTTTAGATCTGGGCTAGGCAGTGGTAGCCACAGTTAGAAATCCTCAGTATTGATAGTTTCCTgaattttatctatttatattcTCAGATGTGGTATTCACAGTAAATTGTATCTAATATGTGAAGTTTAACtccatttaaattaaattttggaGGGTAAAAAGTACTCTGCCAAACTTTAATAATACTATTTAttgtagaaaaatatttcattgcagCTCAAGGCGTGTTAGGTACTAGATTGAAACACAGGGTTCCCTAGAATGGGAGCCCCTCAAGCTAGAGGTTTGGGTGAAGTACTTAATTTTATGACCCATGAGCCCCAGTCATTTGGATGGCAGTTCTGACATGGTTCAGTGAAGAAGGTTCATATAGTCATTAGCAGCAGTAATCATTTCAGGCTCAAATCTGAGGATCGCATGTTGTAAAGATATTCCCCTCAGCCTTCACCAAAGGTGTTAGTTCCCCTGCACAGTGTGACCATCCACAGGTGTTCTCAGAACTGTCCCTACCACAGTCTGCACTGCCAGCGCTCTGGGTAGCATCGGTGTGTTCTGATGTGTTATTTTCACTTCCACCAGAAAaccaattaagtttttaaaatgaattctttCAGGTATGATGCCAGCTTGAAATCTGTCCCTCCTCCAGATTTTGGCACCCCTACATTGCATTATTTTGAAGACTGGGGCGTTGTGACTTATGGAAGTGCACTGCCTGCGGAACTCAATAggtcttttctttccttcaagtCAGGAAAACTTGGGGGCCGTGCAATATATGACATTGTccacagaaacaaatacaaagactGGATCAAAGGATGGAGAAATTTTAATGCGGGGCATGAGCATCCTGATCAGAACTCATTTACTTTTGCTCCCAATGGTGTGCCTTTCATCACGGAGGCTCTCTACGGGCCCAAGTATACCTTTTTCAACAACGTCTTGATGTTTTCCCCAGCTGTGTCCAAGAGCTGCTTTTCTCCCTGGGAAGGTCAGGTCACCGAAGACTGTTCATCAAAGTGGTCTAAATACAAGCATGACCTGGCAGCTAGCTGCCAAGGGAGGGTGGTCGCCGCAGTGGAGAGAAACGGAGTGGTTTTCATTCGAGGAGAAGGTGTGGGAGCTTACAACCCCCAGCTCAGTCTGAAGAACATTCAGAGGAATTTGATCCTCCTGCATCCACAGCTTCTCCTCCTCGTGGATGAAGTCCACCTGGGAGAGGAGAGCCTCTTGGAGACGGCAACGAGCTTCTTCCACAACGTGGACTTCCCTTTTGAGGAGGCAGTGGTGGATGGCGTCCATGGGGCTTTCATCAGGCAGCGGGATGGGCTCTATAAGATGTACTGGATGGATGATACCGGCTACAGTGAGAAAGCAACTTTTGCTTCCGTGACTTACCCTCGGGGCTATCCCTACAACGGGACAAACTATGTGAATGTCACCATGCACCTCCGAAGTCCCATCACCAGGGCAGCTTACCTCTTCATCGGGCCGTCCGTGGATGTGCAGAGCTTCAGCATCCACGGAGACCCCCAGCAGCTGGATGTGTTCATAGCCACCAGGGAACACGCCTATGCTGTTTACCTTTGGACAGATGAGACCCCAGGCCAGTCTGCCTTTGCGCAGGTCATTGCCGATCATCAGAAAATTCTGTTTGACCGGAGTTCAGCCATCAAGAGCACCACTGTCCCTGAGGTGAGGGACTATGCTGCTATCGTGGAGCGGAGCCTGCAGCATTTTAAGCCAGTGTTCCAGCTGCTGGAGAAGCAGATCCTGTCCCGAGTCCGCAACACAGCCGGCTTCAGGAAGACCGCGGAGCGCCTGCTGAGGTTTTCAGACAAGAGGCAGACTGAGGAGGCCATCGACAGGATTTTTGCCAtatcccagcagcagcagcagcagcagcagcagcgcaaGTCCAAGAAAAACCGAAGGGTAGGCAAGCGCTATAAATTTGTGGATGCCGTCCCCGATATTTTTGCACAGATTGAAGTCAATGAGAAAAAGATTCGGCAGAAAGCCCAGATTCTGGCACAGAAAGAACAGCCCATAGATGAAGATGAAGAGATGAAAGACCTTTTAGATTTTGCAGATGTGACCTATGAGAAACACAAGAACGATGGCCTGATGAAAGGCCGGTTTGGACCGGCGCGGATGGTGACGACTATGCACAGCAAAGCCCCGTCACTGTCTGCTTCTTACACCAGACTCTTCCTGATTCTGAACATTGTTATTTTCTTCGTCATGTTGGCCATGCAACTGACTTATTTCCAGAGGGCCCAGAGCCTACATGGCCGAAGATGTCTGTATGCAGTCCTCCTGGTAGATAGTTGTATTTTATTATGGCTGTACTCTTCTTGTTCCCAGTCACAGTGTTAGCACTGAAGCTGTCAGTCGCTCAATTATTTGTGGTCACAaatctatgcaaaaaaaaaatcgcCCTAGttattgcatttttttctcaGATTCATTTTCACAAATGAAGGGGAAGATATCTTCACACAAGAAAGCAAGGACATGAAGAAATCAGAATTGAAGTAGGTAAAGAATTTGTCAAAGGAATAAAAGTAGTTTGGATGTCCCATGATGTTTCTGGAAGTGTTTGGCTTGACTAATTTAGTGGTCCATATAATACTACCCTTAAAAGAAACACAACGTCTggttttaagtaatttttaagaaacaaaaaagacagaattggattttattaatattaatttaatgcTATTAGCAATCTTCAGATACTATTTTATGAAAAGCCTGAAGCACACCATTTTGAGAAATACAGACTTTTTTTAAGTGGTatagccattttaaaaaaaataaatgttgccaAGTCCTGGTATGGCGGTGCCATCTTCCTGGGAGAGTAGTTCCTTAGTTAAGTGAGTAACAGCACTTGTCTACTGAATTACTATTCAGATAACATGGTAAAATGATGGcagaaaaatcattaaaaagatatatttccaGTATGAATGACTGTTTGCTTAATGATGTTCATTTCTGCACACACATAACTGATTGCTTTTATGCATACATTGGTTATTCAAATAAGACAATTCCAGATAACttgatttcctattttttttatatgGAAACTTGCTGTGGACCTAGTGACTAAactttaagataaaatattttatatccttAATGCTAGGTTCAATACCAAAGAAGATGGGGAAGCTAAAATTTGGATATGATTCTTATGTTTTTTActagaaatttttctttaaatttattttgtttaataaacaTCATAATTGTGATTTTTCAGTAGTGTCTGTCTTCTTTGTTCCATTATATTTAGCAGCAATTTTGAAAACTTTGAAGAGAAATGTTTATTTGGGCATGCATTAATTAAACTTATAAAGTAGTATTTGAATTGAAAGAAGTAATTTCTCTGCTTATTTGcctttctgttgtttaaacatcttaaatatttcaaacaaaaacCAACCTCTGATATTTGAGTAATGCCATACTTTTAAAAGCAtaaagttttcttatttatttgcaaTCAAGTCCTCAGGAGGTTAACAGCAGCGCAGAGTACACTACTGGAAACATATTCCACAGTTTATACTTTGGCATAAGAAAATGATACACTTAAAAGGAACGGAAGAGTAAATTAATTATCTTACATTCAGCATAGTTGAGTCTTCTCCATTTCTCCCCTGAAAATATGTTTGGCTCACATGTTACAGTAAGGTCACATTCACTGATTTGTACGTCTGAAGTCATAATGGTGAACTTTTCCTTTTACGtcgctttttttttgttttcatggaAATACGATTGTGTAACAGAAAACAAGAACACAGAGAAACACTTTATGAGCACCTTTTTTGCGGTTCTAATTTTGAACCTTCTTACATAAATGAAACACAAGTTTGACTTTTAACTGTGCTTCACTCATTATACTTGGAATCTAGAACATGACTTATggggaagtattttttttttctttcatggaaaaGGCCTCCAGGGAGGATGTCATTACACACTGCTTAAAAGAATAATGTTTTCAAAAGAAGAATGCTTCCGTTTGTCCCGCATGGATGCCATTTCTGGGATTTAAACTTGCTTTATGTGACAGATTCTCCGTTTACTTAACCCCATTCGGCATTcctctcttctactctttctCATTCAAAACCATGAATTGTCCGAAATGATCAAAAGCAAATTTTGAAAAAGGGGAAATTGCCCTTTGAGGCTACCAAGCAAACCTGATCTGAGATCCAAACACTCACAGGCCTACTTTCTAATTGAGATGAAAAGTGTAAGCAAGCGCCAAATCCAGCTTTCCTTTTGTCTTCATTAGTTTAAGGGCAGATGATAAATTAGTTtgaaagtaactttaaaaaatgtggtaattgtgcatctttaaaaacaaaattagtgGGCTTTTTACCCTTCTAGTGGACCTCATATCTACTTCACTTAAGAAGAAATTTCCACGGGCAGTGACTTAGTGGGTGAGTGAAAAATAATGCtgagtcctaaccagtttggctcagtggctagagcgtcagcctgcggactgaaaggtcccaggttcgattccagtcaagggcatgtaccttggttgcaggcacatcctcagtaggaggtatgcaggaggcagctgatcgatgtttctcattgatgtttctaactctctatcccgctcccttcctctcggtaaaaaataaaacatatttttttttaaaaaaagaaaaagaatgctgAAACTAACCACTGCTCTTCAGACAGGCATGTTTTATATCAGGGCTCATGCATATTTGATTAAGACTGAGAAGCTCTTTGTATCTTCCAGAAAACTCAGCAACATTACATCTCCCTTGTAGCTGAGTGATCAATTATGGAATCTGTTTCCGTGCTGCTCACTCTGAAAGGAGTGCTTCAAGTTCATGGGATAATCTGTGAGCTTTTGTTCAGGGCATTGGCAGGACTTTCAGTCCCAGCCTTAGAGAAAATTTGGGAATCGTTAGCACACAGAACTTGTCTGTGCAGTGGAAGGGACGTATTCCCCTTTTGGTAACTAATTAAGTAATAAACAGCCGTGATGGTCAATGAAATCTATTATCTGCTGAAAGAACATTCTCTTAAGATTGTTGTCATCATTGACAAGGAAGTCAGAAGGAAGACCTTATTCTGTgacttaataattaaaatttattgtcTAGAATATTGAATTAATCCACAACACTTGTCCTAATTTTGTAAAAAGACCCAATGTCCTAGGTTATTAGTAAATTGTTTTAACAGGTTATGCTGACTGaataatgtgttttaaaaagaagagtttACATTAtcactctgtttttaaaaaattcttcatagTTCACAAGCCACCCACAAAGGAATCTTAAATTTCTCCAAACTTTTAAGAGGATTCAAGTTATGAAATGTACAGAAGTGGGTAAAAATAGATTAATAATAGTAATCAATAATACactaataaataatacaacaaGAGCAAACAACAGATACAAACTAAGACCGTCCTAGGAAAACTAGAGTAGATGGTTATCCGTGTCAGAGATTAATTCGGGCAATAAAAGGGGTTAGGGAGGTGTGTGAAGGTCCAACTTTAAGTTTAGTGCTAAAAAGGAACTTGTGATCTGATTGAGCCTCCAAACCTGCAGATAAAGAAGCTGGGCTCAAGCAGGGGGCTAACCTCTCTCCCGTTCCCTGCCGTGTTTATCCCTGTGCTTAGTTCATTTTCTGGGCAAAGCCCATTGACTTGATTGTCTCTTCTTTAAGTTCCTGTTGAGAAGAGGTCAGTTTCTGCAGCTTGCTTAGCTTACTGGCAAAGATGGTCTATTTACCAGCCACATTTCAGCTAGGTGTTTGCTTTATGCTACCTAACATCCATAACATACTGACTGCTTTTCAGGAAATGACAGAGAAAGCATGCATTCCACTACATGGCCTACACATCTGATTTTGGGTCACTTAATGGACAGGTTTGAACACTGTTAAACAAGATGTCATCACAATGTGAAGAGTAGAAGCTGAAGCTGCATTATAACTTTCCTGTTATTTTTCTTGGCTTTGTAGTTTCCCTCCATgttttgaggtgtgtgtgtgtgtgtgtgtgtgtgtgtgtgtgtgtgtgtgtgtgtgtatgtgttttgtatAAGTTATAAAGATAgatgattgaaaaaataaatcatactAGCAGGCttgtagttttaaaaatctgCCCACTCCCTTTGTAACTGTGCAGAAACCTTATTTTCTTAAACCTgatcttttattttgatttttccccccctttcaTTCAAACTAGCCTCACCTAGCACCTgacttacctccctccctctcccttgcttaaTCATTAAGGCCTCAGGACAATGAAGCTGTCAGATCCCTAGTCTTAGAAACAAGGTCTTGGGTCTATTTACTACTGAGACACAGTTACACGTAATATCTAGGCCTCGTGTTTTAGCTCTGGACCCAGGAAAGCAGAAGGATCCCACAGAACAAACCCTTgtgaaacaaaacagaacaactccatggctgacatcagggcCAGATGCAAAGATCAGTTACCCCTACCCTAGCACCAACCAACCAATAGAGGCCACGATCCTAGCTCCATTAGTGACCATGAGTAGTGATTTGTTCCCTATAAGATCCATCTCCTTGAAGCCAGCAGGGAGCCAGGTTTTTGAGCATGAGCTACCTGAGACTCTGGGCATGGAGCCATCTCCTTAGTCAGTCCTTATTTTCTTAgctgcaaactcctgtttgtGTCTTATTAGGCTTTGACGCACGCAGGCAAAAGGAACCCTTCTGTCCAGGAATGTCTTTTCACTCTTGTGCTCCCCAGAAGTAACAATTTCTGATTTTCTTAGCTGTTGCATTCATTATGCCCATATTTATAAGGTCTACAACTTGCTACCTACAAAGAGGATTCGcttttttatccatctctcctCTCTTCATACCTGTTTCATTCAtcctcaacctttttttttttttattaattaaggtattacatatgtgtccttatccccccattgccccccaccctccactcatgccctcactgccctggtgtctgtgtccattggttaggcttataggcatgcatacaagtcctttggttgatctcttccccctaacccccaccctctcctaccttccctctgaggtttgatggtctgatcgatgcttctctgtctctggatctgtttttgttcatcagtttatgttgttcgttatattccacaaatgagtgggatcatgtgatatttctctttctctgactggcttattttgcttagcacaatgctctccagttccactcaTCTGCATCCCCAACCTTATAACAGAGCTATCATAACTTTTGGTTGAGTCAGTATTCAGTGTTTATGTTATAACTATGTAAATATGACTCACAGGTTAGCCATGTAGACTACTATCTTATTTCCTTTCATGTACAAATTCGACTTCCTCAGAGTtagtggaaaaaaaattttttttcatttgcttagtTGTCAAGTAATCTCATTTTATCCCCAAACTTTCAATTTATTGTGAATCTCCTCACTCTATGTTCAGTCACACCTGTATAATCTGATGGTGCTTTTTGTTCTTGGAGCCTGCCCTCCTTGCATGTTGGCTGTCCTCAGATCTCTTTCCCCATCGTTCTAAGGATTCTCTATGCCTCTTTTCTGTGTAAAGATGTTCTTTAAATCCTATGCTTCCCTTTTTCATCAGTGCCTCATTTTGCCGGAGCATGTCCTCCCTGAGATTCCATGGGGAGTAAATATTCTGCCTCctttcatttctgaaaatatctttattccCTCCTCCACTTGATTTATCATTTAGCCAACAATTATAGGTTGGAAATGACTTTTCCTCAGATTTGTGCAAATAATGCTTCATGATCTTCCAGTTTCTGATGTTGTTGTTAAGAAATCTGTTACCAAGTTTTCTCTCTGATAGAGCAGTTTGAACCAGGGAAAAACTCCAATCTCCTCTCTAGTTAGTTTggaggagggatgcaggaggaaaGAGTTGATTAATAGGCCTAACTGCTTGTGTTCTTAAAGTCAAGTGGGGAAAGGGGGCTAGAGATCTCTATTTGGTGAGTAGACACATCCTCTAATTACGTATAGCATTTCCACTCAGTTGTGCTGTGTATTGAAATCAGAACACGTCTTCTCATCTGCTTAGGGAAGTCAAAGTGCATTTGCCTGCTGTGGTTCCATTTCTCATTCAGGTGCATCCCACTTTCAGAGGTACCTACTGAGCAAACAGGCTTGTTTCTGTCAACTCCATCCACATTCTCTTGCTGGCTTGGATTTTAGCCTCCTATTAGTTGCCATTCATCTATCTTCTCTCAGCTTCTACTGTCCAACCATTCGCTCTACAATTACTGTTTGAGTAACCACTAAGAGCTAGGCACTGTCCTAGTGCGAAGAATACTACACTAGTGAATAACAGTAAGATCCTGCCTTCTTGGCACTGACATTCTAGGGATGAGTCTGACAATtaacataatttataaattatgtcaTCTATGAAAAGATACAGGGTGctacagggaggaagggcaggatGAGGAGTCTGAGGGGGAGGGTGATATTTTAAATAGGGTGCTTAGGATAGGCTCTATTTATGTCCCCACTcccattctcttttttttgtttgtttttgaaaaccCTTTACTGTCCACTTAATGGGGTTTCAGGAAGGAACAGAAATAAAGTCCATATACCAAACCTAATGTGTTTAATTGGGAGGCCCACATCACTTTTCAGGTGAGTGGACAAGTGAGAAGAATGACAATAGCACctgtttattgagcacatactatgtgccaagtactatTCTAGGAACTGCAGGTTTTgtagagaacaacaacaaaataaaaactggtACTCATATTTATGTTCTGATTTTGGGAGAGGGGGCAGATAACAAAATACATTATGTCAAATAGTGATAAGTACTATGGAGAAAAAAACAAGGGGAGGGGATGTGAAGTACTGGTGAGCTGGTACTGTTCTACAAAAAGTGCTTTCAGATGTGATGATATCTGAACAGACACTTGGAAGACATGAGGGTGAGAATCCATAGGGACATCTAAGAGAAGAAGACCATCCAGGCAGAGAGAATAGCAGTTTACAAAGGCCTTGAAGTCAATATGTGTTTAAGGGCAAGGaggcagtgtggctggagcagaaggTGGGAAGCAAGGTTTGTTCAGACATGTCCTCCAGGTTGTAGCAAATACTTgatttaaaaacatgattttttaaaattgatttttagagagagagtaagggagagagaaacatcgctgtgagagcaaacattgatcggctgcctcctaccctgaccaggaatcatccCGTGCACCCAACCTTtgagtgcatgggatgatgcccaaccaactgagccacaccagccagggggcaAGGACTTGGGTTTTGAGGTGGGAAGTCTGCTGAACGAATAGGGTTGCAGTTAGCTGAGATGTGGAGAGCTGTGGGAGGAACATTGACGGGCAGGTGAGTCCCAGACCTCACACATTTTCTAAACATCCAAGAGGAGATGTACAAGCCTGAAATCCATGAGTGGGTCTGACAGAATACATAATTGTTGGTATCTTCTTAAAGGTTAAATGGAAAAGCACTAGCTGTGTGAGGAGAAATGCATTCTGGGTAAGTGGACTAGCATAAAACAACAGACATGAAAAACCAAGTCTCATTCACGAATTCACCAAGATTGGTGTGGTTGGCTCACAGAGTGTGTAGTGGGAAATGGTTGAAGATGagacaggaaaggaaaacaaGGAGGATTTGTGCAGGATTTTGTATGGCATGCtaaggaatttggactttattATGCAGTGGGGGCTCCTTAACCTTTTCTGTGCCTCAGCATAACTGAGAGGTACAACAAACACCCAATACTGAGCCAGTATGGCAGCAATTTTCACCAGGTGGATGGGGGCCACAAATGACTTGGGTGAGGGAGGTGACAATGTCGCACatccccgtgtgtgtgtgtgtgtgtgtgtgtgtcgtgtCGCACatccccgtgtgtgtgtgtgtgtgtgtgtgtgtcgtgtCGCACatccccgtgtgtgtgtgtgtgtgtgtgtggtttttgaaAAATCCTGAGATGGTGCTGATATGCCCCCATTTTCCATATACTCACTCTAAGGAATGGTTTCCTCCTAGTTGGAAATTAGTACACGCaatggggagccattgaaggattttcttttttttccctaaacttttatattgaatttattgccATGGTGtacagtttcaggtgtacaattctataacacatcatctgtatattgtattgtgtgttcaccaacccaagtcaaatctccttgcatcaccatttatccccctatatTATCGtctatcccctcacccccctttccatctggtaatcactatactgttgtctgtgtctgtgagttttttggcgggttttttttttccccttcttaatccctttaccattttcacccagcccctcaatCTCCCTCCAACAGAACTTTCTTCTTAAATAATCAGATTTGCAATTTGCTTTAGCTTCAACATAGAGGGTAGACCCAATGGGGAAGAGATTAGGAGGCTATTTTGATCATCTAAATAAGAGATAACCAGCTTCTTAACTAAGACTAGAGAGGGAATATTTAAGGCCTGGCTCACAGGTAAAACACGTGACCAAAGAATGGATATTTTGTGGGAGTATTGGTCAAAAGATGATAAACCTAGGGACACTCCGGATGTATGTGTCTCTGAGTTCCATTTACTATAGAAGAACATGGTTGCCTGCCATAGCTTTGCCCCAATTCCCTGACTTTCTCTTAGTAAACCTAGGAAACTGTCCACATCttcttgccatttttattttaagccaGTTTGTTTCAGCAGGGACCCCTCCTGGACTGGTGTGGCGGGAGTGCAGGGTGTGTCCTGGAGGGTggtgggaatcaagcctgaaaagGTATAGACGGGGTTAGAGGGGATGTCCTCCCTTATCCCCtccacttaattttttaaaaatagtgccaATTGTCTGAGCATGTGGATTAACCAGGCAATTGGAGTAACTTTGAAATGGGTAAAGATGCAGCTCTGTCTACAAGTCTCTAGAAATGAGCTGTTGGGAAGCCTTTGTCATGGGAGGATCATAAGGTTTCAGTGGTGAATCCCAAAGGAAACCCTCGTGATTGGGATGGGCCTTTGAGGCTTTGGTTTAAAGTAGAATTTCTTCACATGAACAGCTTCTAAAAACAATTCAGCCAGCCAGAACTTTCCAAATTAAACAATGAAAAGTGATTTTAGTATATATTTAGGAATTATTTTCTGGACACATCTTCAGTGGTTTAGGCAccatctttttccccccaaagaaataggaaaaaggaTAGCTTTCTGTGTGAGGGAAGCATCTAGTCAGTTTTCCAGCCTTGGTTGTTTAccacttt
Coding sequences within it:
- the DSE gene encoding dermatan-sulfate epimerase isoform X4, with protein sequence MGISIPAQSPAHQLHGSAHRKPSSDEPRYDASLKSVPPPDFGTPTLHYFEDWGVVTYGSALPAELNRSFLSFKSGKLGGRAIYDIVHRNKYKDWIKGWRNFNAGHEHPDQNSFTFAPNGVPFITEALYGPKYTFFNNVLMFSPAVSKSCFSPWEGQVTEDCSSKWSKYKHDLAASCQGRVVAAVERNGVVFIRGEGVGAYNPQLSLKNIQRNLILLHPQLLLLVDEVHLGEESLLETATSFFHNVDFPFEEAVVDGVHGAFIRQRDGLYKMYWMDDTGYSEKATFASVTYPRGYPYNGTNYVNVTMHLRSPITRAAYLFIGPSVDVQSFSIHGDPQQLDVFIATREHAYAVYLWTDETPGQSAFAQVIADHQKILFDRSSAIKSTTVPEVRDYAAIVERSLQHFKPVFQLLEKQILSRVRNTAGFRKTAERLLRFSDKRQTEEAIDRIFAISQQQQQQQQQRKSKKNRRVGKRYKFVDAVPDIFAQIEVNEKKIRQKAQILAQKEQPIDEDEEMKDLLDFADVTYEKHKNDGLMKGRFGPARMVTTMHSKAPSLSASYTRLFLILNIVIFFVMLAMQLTYFQRAQSLHGRRCLYAVLLVDSCILLWLYSSCSQSQC
- the DSE gene encoding dermatan-sulfate epimerase isoform X1, whose amino-acid sequence is MRTHTRGAPSVFFIALLCSVSAYITDENPEVMIPFTNANYDSHPMLYFSRAEVAELQLRATSSHEHIAARLTEAVHTMLSSPLEYLPPWDPKDFSARWNEIYGNNLGALAMFCVLYPENIEARDMARDYMERMAAQPSWLVKDAPWDEVPLAHSLVGFATAYDFLYNYLSKTQQEKFLEVIANASGYMYETSYRRGWGFQYLHNHQPTNCMALLTGSLVLMNQGYLQEAYLWTKQVLTIMEKSLVLLREVTDGSLYEGVAYGSYTTRSLFQYMFLVQRHFDINHFGHPWLKQHFAFMYRTILPGFQRTVAIADSNYNWFYGPESQLVFLDKFVMRNGSGNWLADQIRKNRVVEGPGTPSKGQRWCTLHTEFLWYDASLKSVPPPDFGTPTLHYFEDWGVVTYGSALPAELNRSFLSFKSGKLGGRAIYDIVHRNKYKDWIKGWRNFNAGHEHPDQNSFTFAPNGVPFITEALYGPKYTFFNNVLMFSPAVSKSCFSPWEGQVTEDCSSKWSKYKHDLAASCQGRVVAAVERNGVVFIRGEGVGAYNPQLSLKNIQRNLILLHPQLLLLVDEVHLGEESLLETATSFFHNVDFPFEEAVVDGVHGAFIRQRDGLYKMYWMDDTGYSEKATFASVTYPRGYPYNGTNYVNVTMHLRSPITRAAYLFIGPSVDVQSFSIHGDPQQLDVFIATREHAYAVYLWTDETPGQSAFAQVIADHQKILFDRSSAIKSTTVPEVRDYAAIVERSLQHFKPVFQLLEKQILSRVRNTAGFRKTAERLLRFSDKRQTEEAIDRIFAISQQQQQQQQQRKSKKNRRVGKRYKFVDAVPDIFAQIEVNEKKIRQKAQILAQKEQPIDEDEEMKDLLDFADVTYEKHKNDGLMKGRFGPARMVTTMHSKAPSLSASYTRLFLILNIVIFFVMLAMQLTYFQRAQSLHGRRCLYAVLLVDSCILLWLYSSCSQSQC
- the DSE gene encoding dermatan-sulfate epimerase isoform X2; this translates as MYETSYRRGWGFQYLHNHQPTNCMALLTGSLVLMNQGYLQEAYLWTKQVLTIMEKSLVLLREVTDGSLYEGVAYGSYTTRSLFQYMFLVQRHFDINHFGHPWLKQHFAFMYRTILPGFQRTVAIADSNYNWFYGPESQLVFLDKFVMRNGSGNWLADQIRKNRVVEGPGTPSKGQRWCTLHTEFLWYDASLKSVPPPDFGTPTLHYFEDWGVVTYGSALPAELNRSFLSFKSGKLGGRAIYDIVHRNKYKDWIKGWRNFNAGHEHPDQNSFTFAPNGVPFITEALYGPKYTFFNNVLMFSPAVSKSCFSPWEGQVTEDCSSKWSKYKHDLAASCQGRVVAAVERNGVVFIRGEGVGAYNPQLSLKNIQRNLILLHPQLLLLVDEVHLGEESLLETATSFFHNVDFPFEEAVVDGVHGAFIRQRDGLYKMYWMDDTGYSEKATFASVTYPRGYPYNGTNYVNVTMHLRSPITRAAYLFIGPSVDVQSFSIHGDPQQLDVFIATREHAYAVYLWTDETPGQSAFAQVIADHQKILFDRSSAIKSTTVPEVRDYAAIVERSLQHFKPVFQLLEKQILSRVRNTAGFRKTAERLLRFSDKRQTEEAIDRIFAISQQQQQQQQQRKSKKNRRVGKRYKFVDAVPDIFAQIEVNEKKIRQKAQILAQKEQPIDEDEEMKDLLDFADVTYEKHKNDGLMKGRFGPARMVTTMHSKAPSLSASYTRLFLILNIVIFFVMLAMQLTYFQRAQSLHGRRCLYAVLLVDSCILLWLYSSCSQSQC